GAACGAGGCGACCCAGGTGACCCTCGCCTACGCCCAGCGCCGCAAGCCCGGCGCCCAGGTCGGCGACTTCCTGGTCGATCCGCTGCCGCCCATCGACTTCGGCCGCATCGCCGCCCAGACGGCCAAGCAGGTCATCGTCCAGAAGGTCCGCGACGCGGAGCGCAAGCGCCAGTTCAACGAGTACAAGGACCGCACCGGCGAGATCGTCAACGGTCTGGTCAAGCGCGTCGAGTACGGCAACGTCACCGTCGACCTGGGCCGCGCCGAAGCGATCCTGCGCCGCGACGAGCTGCTGCCGCGCGAGCACTTCAAGAACGGCGACCGCGTGCGCGCCTACATCTTCGACGTGCGCGAGGAAGCGCGCGGCCCGCAGATCTTCCTGTCGCGCACCCATCCGATGTTCATGGCGAAGCTGTTCGCCCAGGAAGTGCCGGAGATCTACGACGGCATCATCGAGATCAAGGCGGTCGCCCGCGACCCGGGCTCGCGCGCCAAGATCGCGGTGATCAGCAACGACAGCTCCATCGACCCAGTCGGCGCCTGCGTCGGCATGCGCGGCAGCCGCGTCCAGGCGGTCGTCGGCGAGCTGCAGGGCGAGAAGATCGACATCATCCAGTGGAACCAGGAGCCGGCGACGTTCATCGTCAACGCCCTGGCCCCGGCCGAGGTCGCCAAGGTCGTGATGGACGAGGACAACAGCCGCATCGAGGTGGTGGTGCCGGACGACCAGCTGTCGCTGGCCATCGGCCGCCGCGGGCAGAATGTGCGGCTGGCCACCCAGCTCACCGGCTGGGACATCGACATCCTGACCGAGCAGGAGGAGTCGGAGCGCCGCTCGGACGAATTCCGCACCCGCTCGCAGCTCTTCATGGAAGCGCTGGACGTGGACGACGTGATCGCCCATCTCCTGGTCGCCGAAGGCTTCACCTCCGTGGAGGAGATCGCCTACGTCGAGACCGAGGAGCTGGCCGAGATCGAAGGCTTCGACGAGGACGTGGCGGAGGAGCTGAAGCAGCGCGCCCTGAACTTCCTCGACGAGCAGGACGTCCGCATGACCGAGAAGCGCCAGGCGCTCGGCGTCGAGGACGCGGTGGCGGACGTCACCGGCTTCAGCCCGACCCTGCTGGTGAAGCTGGGTGAGAACGGCGTGAAGACGATGGACGACCTTGCCGATCTCGCCGCGGACGAGCTGCGCGACATCCTCGGCAAGGAGGCCCCGACGGAAGACGAGGCCAACGAGATCATCATGGCCGCCCGTGCCCACTGGTTCGATGGCGAGGAAGGCGCGCCCACCCCGGCGCAACCCTCGGCCGACGACCAGGCGGCGCAGAGCTGAGCCGGGATTTGGGACGCACAAACGGTACGGATGGTTGGGCTGAGCGACAGGAACGAACAGACTCCGGCGAACGGTGACCCGGACGGCCTCGCGGCCGAAGGGGAGGCGCTGCTGCCGGCGGACCTGGAAAAGGGTCCGCTGCGGCGCTGCATCGCCACCGGTGCCGTGCAACCCAAAGACGGCATGATCCGTTTCGTGGTATCACCCGACGGCGAGATCGTGCCCGATCTGGAGGAACGGCTTCCGGGCCGCGGCCTCTGGCTGTCGGGGGACAAGGCGGCCTTCACGAAGGCCATCGCCAAGAACATGTTCGCCAAGGCGGCGCGGCGCGCGGTGCGCGTCCCGCCCGATCTGGCGGAGCGGCTGGAGAGGCTGCTGGAGCGGCGGTGCCTGGATGCCTTCGGGCTGGCGCGCCGGGCCGGGCAGGCTCTGGCCGGATACGAAAAGGTGCGCGAGGCGCTGAAGACCAATCAGGTCGGACGCGCCGGACCGCCCTATCTGCTGGTCGAGGCCAGCGATGGTTCGCCCGACCAGCGGGGCAAGATCACAGCGCTGGCGCCGGATATGCCGGTCGTGGACCTGTTCGACGCCGCGGCGATGGCCGCGGCACTGGGACGGGAAAACGCCGTGCATGCGGTGGTGGCGCGCGGGAAGCTGGCCAAGGGATTGGCACGCGACTCCGCGCGTCTCAAGGGTATCAAGGGCTTTGTCGCCGGCTCTCCGCCGGCCGGCCACGTAAGCAACGTCTGACCATTCGGGAACCGATGACCGACAGCAACGACCAGGACCAAAAGAAAGTCTTGCACCTCTCCGGCTCCGGCAAAGGGAAGCTGGAGCTGAAGAAGCCGGTCGAGACCCAGGTCCGGCAGAGCTTCTCCC
The window above is part of the Azospirillum sp. TSH58 genome. Proteins encoded here:
- a CDS encoding RNA-binding protein, producing the protein MVGLSDRNEQTPANGDPDGLAAEGEALLPADLEKGPLRRCIATGAVQPKDGMIRFVVSPDGEIVPDLEERLPGRGLWLSGDKAAFTKAIAKNMFAKAARRAVRVPPDLAERLERLLERRCLDAFGLARRAGQALAGYEKVREALKTNQVGRAGPPYLLVEASDGSPDQRGKITALAPDMPVVDLFDAAAMAAALGRENAVHAVVARGKLAKGLARDSARLKGIKGFVAGSPPAGHVSNV
- the nusA gene encoding transcription termination factor NusA, coding for MELLQVADAVAREKNIDRDEVLEAMEQAIQKAGRSKYGHEHDIRARIDRKTGDIHLTRHLEVVEAVENEATQVTLAYAQRRKPGAQVGDFLVDPLPPIDFGRIAAQTAKQVIVQKVRDAERKRQFNEYKDRTGEIVNGLVKRVEYGNVTVDLGRAEAILRRDELLPREHFKNGDRVRAYIFDVREEARGPQIFLSRTHPMFMAKLFAQEVPEIYDGIIEIKAVARDPGSRAKIAVISNDSSIDPVGACVGMRGSRVQAVVGELQGEKIDIIQWNQEPATFIVNALAPAEVAKVVMDEDNSRIEVVVPDDQLSLAIGRRGQNVRLATQLTGWDIDILTEQEESERRSDEFRTRSQLFMEALDVDDVIAHLLVAEGFTSVEEIAYVETEELAEIEGFDEDVAEELKQRALNFLDEQDVRMTEKRQALGVEDAVADVTGFSPTLLVKLGENGVKTMDDLADLAADELRDILGKEAPTEDEANEIIMAARAHWFDGEEGAPTPAQPSADDQAAQS